In Chitinophaga nivalis, a single genomic region encodes these proteins:
- a CDS encoding sigma-70 family RNA polymerase sigma factor: MRQLKIATQITNRDSQAVEKYLQEISKIPLLTPEEETVLAQRIKMGDQKALERLTTGNLRFVVSVAKQYQHQGLSLSDLINEGNLGLIKAAQRFDETKGFKFISYAVWWIRQSILQALAEQGRLVRLPQNKIGTYNKANKAYMAFEQENEREPSTEELAEILEMSESEINNIFQSNTRHMSLDAPVHEAEDVAMGDLLEGGDITDDDVMRDSLREEIRRVLKSLSPREAEIVNAYFGLDGENGATIEQIGQKYDLTKERIRQIKERAIKRLQKARYSGALKSYLG, translated from the coding sequence ATGAGGCAACTTAAAATTGCCACCCAGATCACCAATCGTGATTCGCAGGCGGTAGAAAAGTACCTGCAGGAAATCTCGAAGATCCCTTTGTTAACACCTGAGGAAGAGACCGTTTTGGCGCAACGCATTAAAATGGGCGATCAAAAGGCTCTTGAAAGATTGACTACAGGAAACTTACGTTTTGTTGTTTCTGTTGCGAAACAATACCAGCACCAGGGGCTTAGCCTCAGTGACTTAATCAATGAAGGTAATCTCGGCCTGATTAAAGCCGCGCAACGTTTCGATGAAACGAAAGGTTTCAAATTCATCTCTTATGCTGTATGGTGGATTCGCCAATCCATTTTACAGGCGTTGGCCGAACAGGGTCGTCTTGTTCGTCTGCCGCAGAATAAAATTGGCACCTATAATAAAGCGAACAAAGCTTACATGGCGTTTGAACAGGAAAACGAACGGGAACCGTCTACCGAGGAACTCGCAGAAATCCTGGAAATGTCTGAGTCGGAAATTAACAATATCTTCCAGAGCAACACCCGTCACATGTCACTGGATGCACCTGTGCACGAAGCAGAAGACGTAGCTATGGGCGACTTACTGGAAGGTGGAGATATTACCGATGACGATGTTATGAGAGATTCACTTCGTGAAGAGATCCGTCGGGTGTTAAAATCCCTGAGTCCCCGCGAAGCAGAAATAGTGAATGCTTATTTTGGTCTGGATGGAGAAAACGGAGCAACAATCGAACAAATCGGCCAGAAATACGATCTGACCAAAGAAAGAATCAGGCAAATCAAAGAACGTGCTATCAAAAGGCTGCAAAAAGCCCGTTATAGCGGCGCACTGAAATCTTACCTGGGATAA